Sequence from the Mycobacteriales bacterium genome:
CGAAGCTCATCAAAGTAGGCGGGACCGTTCGGCCGAGGGTGCCCGACATCCGGCCGAGCAACGCTGGGCCGGTTGCCGAGAGCGGTGGCCAGAGGCTCGCCCGGAGCCGCCGTCGGCGGTCGTGTCGGGTGCCGTGGGCGTCCCGGCGGCAATCCGCCGCGCCTGGGGTGGGTTGACCCGAGCCGGGCCGACGCTGACGATCTGGCTCAGGCGACCGGTTCGGTCCCGCCGGTCCGGATCCCAGGGTGGAGGTCGACGATGACCGAGAGCGTGCTGGCCCCGCCGCGGCGGGTGGCGATCGTCGACGACCATGCGGCGTTCGCGGACCTGCTCGGCATCGTCCTCGACGAACTGGACGACCTGGAGTGCGTCGGCTCGGCCGGGTCGTTGGCGGACGCGCTCGCGCTGGTGGCCCGGACCCGGCCCGACATCGTCGTGGTCGATCTGGCCCTGGGCGAGGACGACGGCCTGGAGGTGGTCCGGCAGCTGCGGGCCGAACGGGTCGATCTCGTGCTCGTGGTCGCCTCGGCCCGCTCGGACGCGTACGCGCTGGCGAACGTCGCGGTCGCCGGTGCCAACGGGTTCGCGCCCAAGCGGGGCGCGTTCGGCGAGCTGCTGACGATCCTGCGCTCGGCCCGGCCCGGCACGATGTCGGTGGCACCGACGTTGCTGCCGGCTCCGAAGGTCATGGCGATCTCCGCCGACGACGACGGCTGGCCGGTCCGGCTCACCGCGCGGGAGGCCGAGGTGCTGGCGCTGATGGGCCGCGGCGCCGGCGTCCCGGGGATCGCCCGGGTGCTGAACATCTCGCTCAACACCTGTCGCAGCCACGTCCGGGCCGTGCACAGCAAGCTTGGCGTCGCGACCCAGCTCGAGGCGGTCCTCAAGGCCCGTCGGATCGGCCTGCTCCAGCCGCCCGACGAGCTCTGAATCGCAGATGTGAGTGAGGTCTGTCCGGTCGACGCGCCCTGCGGACCCGGCCGTCCGGTGCACAATCCTGCTATGCGCCCGCCCCGCTCGACCGGACGGCGGGCCGTCGTCGGGCTCGTGCTGACCGCGGTCCTCTCCTTCGCGCTGGTCGGCACCGCCGCGTATGTCGTCGCCAACCGGATCGCCCGGGCCGACGCGCTGTCGGAGGGGCTGCGGACCGCCCGTGGCGTCGGCCGGGCCGTGTTCGCGCCGCAGATCCCGGCCGCGGCGGCGGGGGACCGGTCGGCCATCGCAGCCCTGGACGCCGCCGTCGCGTCCCGGCGCGACGACGGGACGCTGCTGCGGGTGAAGGTCTGGCGCCGGGACGGCACCGTCCTCTGGTCCGACGACCACTCGCTCATCGGCCGGACGTACCCGCTCAGCGCGCCGGTCGCCGCGGTCTTCTCCCAGGGCCGGGACTACTCCTCGATCTCCCGGCTGTCCGGCTCCGAGACGAGTGTCGAGAGTGGACGGTTCCCGGACCTGGTCGAGGCGTACGTCCCGCTGACGCTGGCGAACGGGGACGTGGTGGCTCTGGAGATGTACTCCTCCGACGCCCGCGTCCGCGCGGCCGAGGACGAGCTGAGCGAGCGGCTCGTGACCTTCGCCCTGGTGGCGCTGCTGGTGCTCGCGGTCTGCCAGCTGCCGGTCTCGATCTGGCTGGTGCGCCGGACCGCCGCGGCCCAGCACGACCGCGACCGGATGCTCGGCACCGTGCTGGTCTCCTCCGAGCGCGAGCGCCGGCTGATCGCCGGGCACCTGCACGACAACCTCGTCCAAGAGCTGGCCGGGGCGGCGTACCTGCTGGATTCCCGGTCGCCGCAGGGGATCCCGCCCGAGACCCGGCGGGCGATGGGCCTGGTCACCCAGACCCTGTACGACGCGGTCGACGACCTGCGCGACCTGCTCGTCGAGCTGCGTCCCGACGAGCTCACCAGCGCCACCCTGGCCGACCTGGTCGCCACCGCGGCCATCCGGGCCTGCCCGGACCAGAAGGTCTCGGTGACCGCCGACCTGGACCGGCCGGTGCCGCCGGAGATGGCCGCGTTCCTCTACCGGTGCGCCCGGGAGTGCGCGGTGAACGTGGCCAAGCACGCGCAGGCGACCCGGGTCGACATCACGCTGGCCAGCTCGGCCCTGGGGATTCGGCTGGTCGTACAGGATGACGGGATCGGGGTTCCGGACCCGCTGCCGCCGGCCCGAGGGCACGTCGGGC
This genomic interval carries:
- a CDS encoding response regulator transcription factor, producing MTESVLAPPRRVAIVDDHAAFADLLGIVLDELDDLECVGSAGSLADALALVARTRPDIVVVDLALGEDDGLEVVRQLRAERVDLVLVVASARSDAYALANVAVAGANGFAPKRGAFGELLTILRSARPGTMSVAPTLLPAPKVMAISADDDGWPVRLTAREAEVLALMGRGAGVPGIARVLNISLNTCRSHVRAVHSKLGVATQLEAVLKARRIGLLQPPDEL
- a CDS encoding ATP-binding protein, whose product is MRPPRSTGRRAVVGLVLTAVLSFALVGTAAYVVANRIARADALSEGLRTARGVGRAVFAPQIPAAAAGDRSAIAALDAAVASRRDDGTLLRVKVWRRDGTVLWSDDHSLIGRTYPLSAPVAAVFSQGRDYSSISRLSGSETSVESGRFPDLVEAYVPLTLANGDVVALEMYSSDARVRAAEDELSERLVTFALVALLVLAVCQLPVSIWLVRRTAAAQHDRDRMLGTVLVSSERERRLIAGHLHDNLVQELAGAAYLLDSRSPQGIPPETRRAMGLVTQTLYDAVDDLRDLLVELRPDELTSATLADLVATAAIRACPDQKVSVTADLDRPVPPEMAAFLYRCARECAVNVAKHAQATRVDITLASSALGIRLVVQDDGIGVPDPLPPARGHVGLALLRDAAADLGGSLHLRAENGTVVTVELPPV